CTGAGTCCGGCACCGGGCACATTGAACCTTATACAGGCGACGACTGGGGCGTGCCCGAGCGCAAGACACCCGGCCTTATGCTCGTTGGAGATCAGGGAGTGTACCTGATGGGGAACGAACAAAAGGAGAAATCCGCATCCGAACTGGGCCTTGTCGCCTATGCCAAGGGATGTGATCCCCGAATTGACAAGAATTGGTGGGAAAACAAGCAGGCCTTCTTCGGCGTGGATGATGGAGCCGAGTTCCTGTCACTGGAGGAAGCCAAACACTGCCTACTTGCAGGTGAGAGGCCCTTTGTCGAACTGACACCCGAATCCGTGGTCTGGGGAAGCTAGGAGTATTCCCGGCTTTACCAGAAACCATAAAACCTCAACATATGCAGAAATGGTCATGATTCGAAAGTTCCCGCCGGGCACAGTAGTCCGATATGCCGATGAACATGGTGGTAATGAAGACCGCTCCTACCGCGTCGTCTTCGAATGGGATGAGTCAGCCGGTACCGTTCAAATGAAGCACACAATTAACCCCGGACCGAAAATGGAAACCGCCCGAACCGAGCATCTGGAGATCATCGGATGGTGCGATCAGGATGGGAAGATGACTTGGGCCTGATCCCTATCAATCTGAAGAGCTTACCGTGTGGTGGGCTTTTCTTTAAGTGTCGCGTTATCAGAGCAACGCCAATCGACATGATACATTCATGACATAACTTCGACTGGAAATTCCATTCGCTTTTAGCTACAAAATGGAAACATTGATTAGTGCTACCTTGGCATAACTTAACCAGCTACGAAGCACCGCATTCGATGCGCGTAACCCCAACTTTAAACCATGGATAATGAGGAAAGAATTAAGCGCATCGAAGCAATTTTAGCCGCAGCGAAGGAGCTTGGGTCTTTCGATGACGAGGACGGCTGGATGCAACTGGGGGACGACTACGGCGAAGCCACGGGATTGGCTCAAGTTGTAGCCGATCACTGCGGATATTCACCCGCTCATGTATTTCATTGGGTAGCTCTGGTGTTAAGCAATTGCGACATCGACATTGAAAGTCATCCAGTCATTGGAATGTTGGATATAGCCGCTGAATACTTTAAGGCCCAAGAGGCCGAGGAAGAGGAGGAGCAGGACCCTGATGCATAGTCGATCATCGAGTCGGCCAAACGCCACGGACTCGAACCCTACGCCTACGTCCGGCACCTGCTCGAAAAGCTGCCATCCTCCACAAACTGGAATCTCCACAAGCTCACTCCTGTAGCCCTCGCGAAGGCAAGTGCAGCCGCATGAGTCATTGATGTCGTAGCTATAAATCTACGACACTTACGACATCTACGATAAATCAACCATCAAATCGTGGTGCCTCGCGTTACGTTTACTATACATTGGTACAATGCACTACTCCAACTCAACTTTAGCCAACTCATCCTCAGGAAAAGAATCGAAGAAATTCCCCATCCTGCCAAGTTCTTTTAGTCTGACCCTTTTAAATCCCTTTAGTTGAAAATGATTAGCACGTGCGTTCATTTCCCTCAATCTTGAGCCTTTATCGTCTGCTTTCTCCTACCCATGCGATTCCTGGAAACATAATCATTATTTTAAGTATAACCCAATGAGCACCGTTGAAAGTACTCCAAGCAGGCTAACAACAACTGCCCATATCGCGAAACGCTTAGCAGATTCAGCAACCCTTAGACTGGTCTTGTGCCTGTCGTCCACGACCTCTTCTTTTCT
The DNA window shown above is from Coraliomargarita parva and carries:
- a CDS encoding transposase domain-containing protein, with product MESAKRHGLEPYAYVRHLLEKLPSSTNWNLHKLTPVALAKASAAA
- a CDS encoding DUF3085 domain-containing protein, with product MKLYFDKNKITEIIAATESGTGHIEPYTGDDWGVPERKTPGLMLVGDQGVYLMGNEQKEKSASELGLVAYAKGCDPRIDKNWWENKQAFFGVDDGAEFLSLEEAKHCLLAGERPFVELTPESVVWGS